From Synechococcus sp. A10-1-5-1, a single genomic window includes:
- the queG gene encoding tRNA epoxyqueuosine(34) reductase QueG produces the protein MSKRRGDQPKPQPLPAEVLVRALKTKALDLGFSLVGIASAGGSERMRLRNAALQRWLNAGHHGEMAWMQDPRRQAIEALLPGVRSVVAVGLNYYVDAEPAPGSLKVARYGWGRDYHRVIDGRLRALGRWLEDQQPQALWRACVDSSPLLDKAWAEEAGLGWIGKHSNLINRDWGSWLLIGHLLTSMDLPADEPATPHCGACRACLDACPTGAIREPFVVDGRRCLAFHTIENRAEQLPEEIASSLNGWVAGCDICQDVCPWNQGELVSSSDADLQPRPWWLDLQGADALGWSDGDWDEKLRASALRRIKPAMWRRNIAAALG, from the coding sequence TTGAGCAAGCGTAGGGGCGATCAACCCAAGCCACAGCCCCTTCCGGCTGAGGTTCTGGTCAGGGCGCTCAAAACCAAAGCCTTGGACTTGGGCTTCAGCCTGGTGGGGATTGCCTCAGCAGGCGGCAGTGAGCGGATGCGCCTGCGCAACGCCGCCCTGCAGCGCTGGCTGAATGCCGGACATCACGGGGAAATGGCCTGGATGCAGGACCCCAGGCGACAAGCGATTGAGGCGCTATTGCCGGGAGTCCGCAGTGTTGTGGCGGTCGGCCTCAACTACTACGTCGATGCCGAACCAGCACCCGGCAGCTTGAAGGTGGCCCGTTACGGCTGGGGCCGGGACTACCACCGGGTCATCGATGGGCGCTTGCGTGCCCTGGGGCGTTGGCTCGAAGACCAGCAGCCGCAAGCCCTATGGCGCGCCTGCGTCGACAGCTCGCCCCTGCTGGACAAGGCCTGGGCTGAGGAAGCCGGCCTGGGCTGGATCGGGAAACACAGCAACCTGATCAACCGCGACTGGGGGTCGTGGCTGCTGATCGGGCACCTGCTGACCAGCATGGACCTCCCCGCAGACGAACCCGCCACGCCCCACTGCGGGGCCTGCCGCGCCTGTCTGGACGCCTGCCCCACGGGCGCCATCCGCGAACCCTTCGTCGTCGATGGCCGCCGCTGCCTGGCCTTCCACACCATCGAAAACCGAGCGGAGCAACTGCCAGAAGAGATCGCCAGCAGCTTGAACGGCTGGGTGGCCGGCTGCGACATCTGCCAAGACGTCTGCCCCTGGAACCAAGGGGAACTGGTCTCCAGCAGCGATGCCGACCTACAGCCCCGTCCCTGGTGGCTGGATCTGCAAGGAGCCGACGCCCTGGGCTGGAGCGATGGGGACTGGGACGAGAAGCTCCGGGCCTCGGCCCTGCGGCGAATCAAACCCGCGATGTGGAGGCGAAACATTGCAGCAGCCCTAGGCTGA
- a CDS encoding tetratricopeptide repeat protein, protein MAARWLKVLAAAPLMLASLTGSPAKALVPYVVLPSERNLEAAGLGIAQAASRLLKLGQAEEAASLAALTVQLIPTDARGWLLLAEAQLRSGEDAEASASLEQARNLDPRNAGILFAQGSLALKANQPARAIELIREGQRIDDKNAGSYFDLGNGYILLGESKAALSAFERASKLRSDFWEAINNQSLVLYEQRKDTEAIRRWRSVLTIRPTAAEPMLALAAALNAQDPGNGESLDLAKQALAGDPNYVLSSYQQEQLWGSRLREAASVLLANTSLKGDVERAQANADAEPVEEPR, encoded by the coding sequence ATGGCTGCGCGCTGGTTGAAGGTTCTCGCCGCAGCGCCCCTGATGCTGGCCAGCCTCACTGGAAGCCCTGCCAAAGCTCTGGTCCCCTACGTGGTGCTGCCCAGCGAGCGCAACCTCGAAGCCGCAGGCCTGGGCATTGCACAAGCCGCCAGCCGACTCCTAAAGCTCGGTCAGGCCGAGGAAGCCGCGAGCTTGGCGGCCCTGACCGTTCAACTGATCCCCACCGATGCCCGGGGCTGGCTGCTGCTGGCTGAAGCCCAGTTGCGCAGCGGCGAGGACGCCGAAGCCTCCGCATCCCTCGAGCAAGCGCGGAACCTCGATCCCCGCAACGCCGGAATCCTCTTTGCCCAGGGCTCGTTAGCCCTCAAAGCGAACCAACCGGCCCGCGCGATTGAGTTGATCCGCGAAGGGCAGCGGATCGACGACAAGAACGCCGGCTCCTACTTCGATCTCGGCAATGGCTACATCCTGCTAGGAGAATCCAAAGCCGCGCTTTCGGCCTTTGAGCGAGCGTCAAAGCTGCGCAGCGATTTCTGGGAAGCGATCAACAACCAATCCCTGGTGCTCTACGAGCAGCGCAAGGACACCGAAGCCATCCGGCGCTGGCGATCCGTGCTCACAATTCGACCCACGGCAGCCGAACCGATGCTGGCCCTGGCTGCAGCGCTCAATGCCCAGGACCCTGGCAATGGCGAAAGCCTGGATCTGGCCAAGCAGGCCCTGGCTGGCGATCCCAACTACGTCCTCAGCAGCTATCAGCAGGAACAGCTCTGGGGCAGTCGCCTGCGCGAGGCCGCCAGCGTCCTGCTGGCGAACACCAGCCTGAAGGGCGATGTGGAGCGGGCTCAGGCCAATGCGGATGCTGAGCCCGTAGAAGAACCTCGGTAG
- a CDS encoding DNA topoisomerase (ATP-hydrolyzing) subunit A, with product MPKARPKQPLPDPSDERRIQPIELHQEMQRSYLEYAMSVIVGRALPDARDGLKPVQRRILFAMHELGLTPDRPYRKCARVVGDVLGKYHPHGDQAVYDALVRLVQTFASRNPLLDGHGNFGSVDDDPPAAMRYTETRLAPIANEAMLDEIGSDTVDFANNFDGSQQEPTVLPAQLPFLLLNGCTGIAVGMATNIPPHNLGEVVDALIALVRKPELSDEKLLELVPGPDFPTGGEVLTGSGLRDTYLYGRGSIPMRGVAHIEEIQPGKGRHKRGAVVITELPYQLSKAGWIEKLAEQVNDGKINGIADIRDESDREGMRVVVELRRDANPEKVLADLQRRTALQSNYGAILLALVHGKPIQLSLRQLLQEFLDYRELTIIRRTKHALKRAEDRLEVVEGLITALNALQRVIEMITAAPDASSAKASLQVHLDINERQADAVLAMPLRRLTGLEQESLRKEADDLLQERARLRHLLDERPALLDTMVAEFKALKKRFATPRRTRLVEGGDELVAQRTAAQRPNTELLRQRAFEGLPSDGRLVIQADGQVKVVGPQLLGRLHLDEPAPLGDNPSPARLILPISSRPALLAFTDAGRVALLRWEFAGQNPGTLEKFLPEGMSGERVVQLLPLPKEAEGKSVGLLSSDGRFKRLPLADFQDLSGRATSVLKLKEGVNLKRVVLCQEGADLVVGSSIGRLLRLEVNEENLPVMGRNAQGPVLLRLLTGEEICFGAILNEQKELFLASENGICHKIDVATYRKNSRGQIGSMATGLSLGSKLVFGSEFVSGLLCIEFKDGRSIRIDMASHTQQATCDLKDSKTIFVHPTLGNGEE from the coding sequence ATGCCCAAGGCGCGCCCCAAACAGCCGCTGCCCGACCCATCCGACGAGCGTCGTATCCAGCCGATTGAGCTGCATCAGGAGATGCAGCGCTCGTACCTGGAATACGCCATGAGCGTGATCGTGGGACGGGCCTTGCCCGATGCCCGCGATGGTCTCAAGCCCGTTCAACGGCGCATCCTGTTTGCGATGCATGAGCTGGGGCTCACCCCAGATCGCCCCTATCGAAAGTGCGCACGCGTCGTCGGCGACGTGCTGGGCAAATACCACCCCCACGGCGACCAGGCGGTCTATGACGCCCTGGTCCGCCTGGTGCAGACCTTTGCCAGCCGCAATCCGCTGCTGGATGGCCACGGCAACTTCGGCTCGGTGGATGACGACCCACCGGCGGCCATGCGTTACACCGAAACGCGGCTGGCACCGATCGCCAATGAGGCGATGCTCGATGAAATCGGCAGCGACACGGTCGATTTCGCCAACAACTTCGATGGCTCCCAGCAAGAGCCAACGGTGCTCCCGGCCCAACTGCCCTTCCTGCTGCTGAACGGCTGCACCGGCATCGCCGTCGGGATGGCCACCAACATTCCTCCCCACAACCTGGGGGAGGTGGTGGATGCCCTGATCGCCCTGGTGCGCAAACCGGAGCTCAGCGACGAAAAGCTGCTGGAACTAGTCCCCGGTCCCGACTTCCCCACCGGCGGTGAAGTTCTCACCGGCAGCGGCCTGCGGGACACCTATCTCTACGGCCGCGGCAGCATCCCGATGCGAGGCGTTGCCCACATCGAGGAAATCCAACCGGGCAAGGGCCGCCACAAGCGCGGGGCCGTCGTAATCACAGAACTGCCCTATCAGCTGAGCAAGGCCGGTTGGATCGAAAAGCTGGCTGAGCAGGTCAACGACGGAAAGATCAACGGCATCGCCGACATCCGCGACGAATCCGACCGCGAAGGCATGCGGGTCGTGGTGGAACTGCGCCGGGACGCCAACCCGGAGAAAGTCCTGGCGGACCTGCAGCGGCGCACCGCGCTCCAGAGCAATTACGGCGCGATCCTGCTGGCCCTGGTCCACGGCAAGCCGATCCAACTGAGCCTGCGCCAGCTGCTGCAGGAGTTCCTGGATTACCGGGAGCTGACCATCATTCGGCGAACCAAGCACGCCCTCAAGCGCGCGGAAGATCGCCTGGAAGTGGTCGAGGGCCTGATCACCGCCCTTAATGCTCTGCAGCGGGTGATCGAGATGATCACCGCCGCACCCGATGCCTCCAGTGCGAAGGCCAGCCTGCAGGTGCATCTGGACATCAATGAACGCCAGGCCGATGCCGTGCTGGCCATGCCCCTCCGCCGGCTGACCGGCCTTGAACAAGAAAGCCTGCGCAAAGAAGCTGACGACCTGCTCCAAGAACGAGCCCGCCTGCGGCACCTGCTCGATGAACGGCCCGCCCTTCTGGACACGATGGTGGCCGAGTTCAAGGCGCTGAAGAAGCGCTTTGCCACGCCCAGGCGCACCCGGCTCGTGGAAGGCGGCGATGAGCTGGTGGCCCAGCGCACCGCCGCCCAACGGCCCAACACGGAGCTGCTGCGGCAGCGAGCCTTCGAAGGTCTCCCAAGCGACGGTCGCTTGGTGATCCAGGCCGATGGTCAGGTGAAGGTGGTAGGCCCCCAACTGCTAGGGCGGCTTCACCTGGATGAGCCAGCGCCCCTGGGCGACAACCCCTCACCCGCCCGCTTGATCCTGCCGATCAGCAGCCGTCCTGCCCTGTTGGCCTTCACGGACGCAGGCCGTGTGGCCCTACTGCGCTGGGAGTTTGCCGGGCAAAACCCGGGGACCCTGGAAAAGTTCCTGCCCGAGGGCATGAGTGGTGAGCGGGTCGTACAGCTGTTGCCGCTGCCAAAAGAGGCTGAGGGAAAGAGCGTTGGCCTCCTAAGCAGTGACGGTCGCTTCAAGCGCCTTCCTCTGGCTGACTTCCAAGATCTGTCCGGTCGGGCCACTTCCGTTCTGAAACTCAAGGAAGGGGTCAACCTCAAGCGCGTGGTTCTTTGCCAGGAAGGAGCAGATCTCGTGGTGGGGAGCAGCATTGGCCGCCTTTTGCGCCTAGAGGTCAACGAGGAGAATTTGCCAGTGATGGGGCGAAATGCCCAAGGTCCTGTGCTGCTGCGCCTATTGACAGGGGAAGAGATTTGCTTCGGTGCGATACTAAACGAGCAGAAGGAGTTATTTCTAGCCTCAGAAAACGGTATTTGCCACAAAATAGATGTTGCCACCTATAGGAAAAACTCACGCGGCCAAATAGGCTCAATGGCGACAGGCCTTTCACTAGGCTCAAAGCTGGTTTTTGGATCAGAATTCGTCAGTGGTCTTCTCTGCATCGAATTCAAAGATGGAAGATCCATTCGCATTGATATGGCCAGCCACACCCAACAAGCCACCTGTGACTTGAAAGACTCAAAAACAATCTTTGTTCATCCGACATTAGGAAATGGCGAAGAATAA
- a CDS encoding acyltransferase, producing the protein MAKNKRLGYLDLLRFIAISGVIAAHTSLASHRESILGLQDFTLGRFGVQLFFLVSGTTVWISLKSCQKNFSKSWLAFFTKRMFRIVPLFFFFSLCIYAFRGFIDPGRYFSPLAGLFPDSINIVPGGWSIWNEIYFYFSLPVYVIMRRNRAHVAFLGALLATVTYCIAISHTGSSALVQTQQSDFDYLNVFSQFIFFQIGIEIAARNKTNLIYFFCAFTGASLTFKVFFFRDFLLTPDFGSGYINAGIALILTGAYLMVAKAYDDLCRWNKSVIAYLERIGRSTYTMYVIHFGVISFIPLLNGQLVDQIPLELEVAFVLICTYYLSILIQPITESVWVSVGNKFLQRVP; encoded by the coding sequence ATGGCGAAGAATAAGAGGTTAGGATATTTAGATCTACTTCGATTTATCGCCATCTCTGGTGTTATCGCTGCTCATACATCCCTAGCAAGCCACAGAGAAAGTATCCTGGGGCTTCAAGATTTTACGCTTGGTAGATTTGGAGTTCAATTATTCTTTTTAGTATCTGGCACTACCGTCTGGATTTCACTTAAAAGCTGTCAAAAGAATTTCTCGAAAAGCTGGCTGGCTTTCTTTACAAAAAGAATGTTTCGGATAGTTCCGTTATTCTTTTTTTTCAGCTTATGCATTTACGCCTTTAGAGGCTTTATTGATCCAGGAAGATACTTTAGTCCTCTTGCGGGATTGTTCCCTGACTCGATAAATATCGTCCCTGGCGGCTGGAGTATTTGGAATGAAATCTATTTCTATTTTTCTTTACCTGTTTATGTGATCATGCGAAGAAATCGAGCGCATGTCGCATTTTTAGGGGCATTACTTGCAACAGTTACTTACTGCATAGCAATAAGTCACACAGGGAGTAGCGCTTTGGTTCAAACACAACAATCTGATTTTGACTACTTAAATGTTTTTTCCCAGTTCATATTTTTTCAGATTGGCATTGAGATCGCTGCAAGAAACAAAACCAATCTGATTTACTTTTTCTGTGCATTTACTGGGGCATCGCTCACATTCAAAGTCTTTTTCTTTAGGGATTTCTTACTAACGCCAGATTTCGGATCTGGATATATCAATGCAGGCATTGCACTAATATTGACAGGTGCTTACCTAATGGTCGCAAAAGCCTATGATGACCTATGCCGTTGGAACAAAAGCGTTATCGCTTATCTGGAAAGAATAGGTCGCTCAACATACACGATGTATGTCATACACTTCGGAGTGATAAGTTTTATCCCATTGCTAAATGGTCAGCTCGTTGATCAGATACCTCTAGAACTAGAAGTAGCTTTTGTATTGATTTGCACATACTATCTGTCCATTCTTATTCAGCCAATTACTGAAAGCGTCTGGGTTTCAGTGGGCAACAAGTTTCTACAACGGGTTCCGTGA
- a CDS encoding methyltransferase domain-containing protein codes for MADLREDNLFGSYYEQKKNWYYEHKSKYIEFLISKHFPKSVNSELNCLDIGAGNGIMGRMMRDSLSKRGVFSRWDSVDTEYKEQDLVRLRSVGLNASKSIPSKKYDLILAIDVAEHVNDDRSFFCCLLEHLSVDGICVITVPAFSWLWSSHDIFLKHYRRYTRTDLTATLQACGYDDVDSGFLFSLILPIAFVVRSIDQLTTRTLSSLGKNKLALTHKGQRTKVGSVTSSLLRCGHKLERYLKKRSWRAAALWGVTCYCVAKSLSKDEKKVAYD; via the coding sequence ATGGCCGACCTAAGGGAAGATAATCTTTTTGGTAGCTATTATGAGCAAAAAAAGAATTGGTATTATGAGCACAAGTCAAAATATATAGAGTTTTTGATAAGCAAACACTTCCCTAAGTCAGTAAATAGTGAATTAAACTGCCTCGATATCGGAGCTGGAAATGGAATTATGGGAAGGATGATGCGTGATAGCCTTTCAAAGCGTGGTGTGTTTTCTAGATGGGATAGCGTAGATACTGAATACAAAGAGCAGGATTTAGTCAGGCTACGAAGTGTTGGATTAAATGCCAGCAAATCAATACCTTCTAAAAAATACGATTTAATATTGGCTATTGATGTAGCCGAACACGTGAATGATGATCGTTCATTCTTTTGTTGTCTACTGGAACATCTATCTGTAGATGGTATTTGTGTAATTACGGTACCAGCATTTTCTTGGCTATGGTCAAGTCATGATATCTTTCTAAAGCACTATCGCAGATATACGCGAACAGACCTAACTGCTACTCTTCAGGCATGTGGATATGATGATGTAGATAGTGGATTTCTTTTTAGCTTAATCCTACCAATAGCATTTGTGGTGAGAAGCATTGACCAACTCACGACCCGGACGCTTTCAAGTTTAGGTAAAAATAAACTTGCACTCACTCACAAAGGTCAACGTACGAAAGTAGGTTCAGTTACAAGCTCTTTGCTGCGATGCGGTCATAAACTTGAACGCTATCTGAAGAAAAGATCTTGGCGTGCAGCTGCTCTATGGGGTGTCACCTGTTACTGTGTAGCCAAGTCGCTCAGCAAAGATGAAAAGAAAGTGGCTTACGACTAA
- the uvrA gene encoding excinuclease ABC subunit UvrA has product MPRALAKSVNEKAALQALNGGSLEDVIRVRGARQHNLKNVDVTIPRNQLVVFTGVSGSGKSSLAFDTIFAEGQRRYVESLSAYARQFLGQVDKPDVDAIEGLSPAISIDQKSTSHNPRSTVGTVTEIQDYLRLLFGRAGEPHCPECDRSIRPQSIDEMVDQILTLPEGTRYQLLAPVVRGKKGTHVKLLSGLVAEGFARVRINGEVRELADNIELDKNHSHNIEVVVDRLVAREGIQERLTDSLRTALKRGDGLALVEVVPKSGEELPPEVEKERLYSENFACPVHGAVMEELSPRLFSFNSPYGACADCHGIGHLRQFTKERVIPDPSLPVYAAVAPWAEKDNSYYFSLLYSVGEAFGFEIKTPWNELTTEQQDVLLNGSREPIPIQADSRYKKNQTYLRPFEGILPILERQLRDASGESIRQKLEKYLELVPCASCHGLRLKPEALAVRVGPYRIHELTNSSVGESLRRIEELMGIEGPALLNARQIQIGDLVLREIRMRLKFLLDVGLDYLSLDRPAMTLSGGEAQRIRLATQIGAGLTGVLYVLDEPSIGLHQRDNDRLLNTLVKLRDLGNTLIVVEHDEDTIRAADYIVDIGPGAGVHGGRIVAEGDFETLLAAEESLTGAYLSGRRAIPTPAERRANGSRKLTLVGCARNNLSGFDVEFPLGRLVCVTGVSGSGKSTMVNELLHPALEHKLGLKVPFPAGVEDLKGIKAIDKVIVIDQSPIGRTPRSNPATYTGAFDPIRQVFAATVEAKARGYAVGQFSFNVKGGRCEACSGQGVNVIEMNFLPDVYVQCDVCKGARYNRETLQVKYKGHTIADVLQMTVEQACEVFSAIPQAADRLRTLVDVGLGYVKLGQPAPTLSGGEAQRVKLATELSKRATGKTLYLIDEPTTGLSFYDVHKLMDVMQRLVDKGNSILVIEHNLDVIRCSDWIIDLGPEGGDKGGEIVVTGTPEEVAEHPVSHTGRYLKQVLAQHPAA; this is encoded by the coding sequence ATGCCCCGCGCCCTCGCCAAAAGCGTGAACGAGAAGGCTGCGCTTCAGGCCCTCAACGGCGGCTCCTTGGAGGATGTGATTCGGGTGCGAGGTGCGCGCCAGCACAACCTTAAAAACGTTGACGTCACGATTCCCCGGAACCAACTGGTGGTCTTCACCGGGGTCAGCGGTAGCGGCAAGAGCTCCCTGGCCTTCGACACGATTTTTGCGGAAGGCCAGCGCCGCTACGTCGAGAGCCTCTCGGCCTACGCCCGGCAGTTCCTGGGCCAGGTCGACAAGCCCGATGTGGATGCGATCGAGGGCCTTTCGCCTGCGATCTCGATCGATCAGAAATCCACGAGCCACAACCCTCGTTCCACGGTGGGCACGGTCACGGAGATTCAGGACTACCTCCGTCTTTTGTTTGGTCGAGCCGGGGAGCCCCATTGCCCTGAGTGCGATCGCTCGATTCGGCCCCAGTCCATCGACGAGATGGTCGATCAGATCCTCACCCTGCCGGAGGGGACCCGTTACCAGCTCCTCGCTCCTGTGGTTCGCGGCAAGAAGGGCACCCACGTCAAGTTGCTGTCCGGCTTGGTGGCCGAGGGTTTTGCCCGGGTGCGCATCAACGGTGAGGTGCGCGAACTCGCCGACAACATCGAGCTCGACAAGAACCACTCCCACAACATCGAGGTGGTGGTGGATCGCCTGGTGGCCCGCGAGGGCATTCAGGAGCGCCTGACCGATTCCCTCCGCACGGCGCTCAAGCGCGGTGATGGCTTGGCACTGGTTGAAGTGGTGCCCAAGTCCGGGGAGGAGTTGCCGCCCGAGGTCGAGAAGGAGCGTCTCTATTCCGAGAACTTCGCATGCCCCGTCCACGGCGCGGTGATGGAGGAGCTCTCGCCGCGGCTCTTCTCCTTCAACAGTCCCTACGGCGCCTGCGCGGATTGCCACGGCATTGGCCATCTGCGCCAATTCACCAAGGAGCGGGTGATCCCTGATCCTTCGCTACCGGTGTACGCGGCGGTTGCTCCCTGGGCCGAGAAGGACAACTCCTATTACTTCTCCCTGCTCTATTCGGTGGGAGAGGCCTTTGGCTTTGAGATCAAGACGCCGTGGAATGAGCTGACGACGGAGCAGCAGGACGTGCTCCTGAATGGGTCAAGGGAACCGATTCCGATCCAGGCCGATAGCCGCTACAAGAAAAACCAGACCTACCTGCGGCCGTTCGAAGGGATCCTGCCGATCCTCGAGCGCCAACTGCGCGATGCCAGTGGCGAATCAATCCGCCAGAAATTAGAGAAGTATCTGGAGTTGGTCCCCTGCGCCAGCTGCCATGGTTTGCGCCTCAAGCCCGAAGCCTTAGCTGTGCGGGTGGGGCCCTATCGGATCCATGAGCTCACCAACAGCAGTGTTGGCGAGAGCCTGCGCCGGATCGAAGAGCTGATGGGCATCGAGGGTCCGGCCCTGCTCAATGCTCGCCAAATTCAAATTGGCGATTTGGTGCTGCGGGAGATCCGCATGCGGCTCAAGTTCCTCTTGGACGTGGGCCTGGATTACCTGAGCCTGGATCGCCCAGCGATGACCCTCTCTGGCGGTGAGGCCCAGCGGATTCGCCTGGCCACCCAGATCGGTGCGGGTCTGACGGGGGTGCTCTACGTGCTCGACGAGCCCAGCATCGGTTTGCACCAGCGCGACAACGACCGGCTGCTGAACACCCTGGTGAAGCTCAGAGATTTGGGCAACACCTTGATCGTGGTGGAGCACGACGAGGACACGATTCGCGCCGCCGACTACATCGTCGACATTGGCCCTGGAGCCGGAGTGCATGGCGGCAGGATTGTTGCTGAGGGCGATTTCGAGACTCTGTTGGCGGCCGAGGAGTCGTTGACCGGTGCCTACCTAAGTGGCCGCCGGGCCATTCCGACACCTGCTGAACGTCGCGCCAACGGTTCCCGCAAGCTCACTTTGGTGGGTTGCGCGCGCAACAACCTCAGCGGTTTTGACGTGGAGTTCCCCTTGGGCCGCTTGGTCTGTGTGACCGGAGTGAGTGGTAGCGGCAAGAGCACCATGGTGAATGAGCTCCTGCACCCTGCACTGGAGCACAAGCTTGGTTTGAAAGTTCCTTTCCCGGCTGGGGTTGAGGACCTGAAGGGGATCAAGGCGATCGACAAGGTGATCGTGATCGACCAATCACCCATTGGCCGGACGCCTCGCTCTAACCCGGCGACCTACACCGGGGCCTTTGATCCGATTCGTCAGGTCTTTGCGGCCACAGTGGAGGCCAAGGCCCGCGGTTATGCCGTCGGACAGTTCAGCTTCAACGTCAAGGGTGGTCGCTGCGAAGCCTGCAGCGGCCAGGGCGTGAATGTCATCGAGATGAACTTCTTGCCCGACGTCTACGTCCAGTGCGACGTCTGCAAGGGCGCGCGCTACAACCGCGAGACGTTGCAGGTCAAATACAAGGGCCACACCATCGCCGATGTGCTGCAGATGACGGTGGAGCAGGCCTGCGAGGTGTTTTCAGCGATTCCTCAGGCCGCCGATCGGTTGCGCACCTTGGTGGATGTGGGCCTGGGTTACGTCAAGCTTGGTCAGCCCGCACCAACCCTCTCCGGTGGTGAGGCCCAGCGGGTCAAGTTGGCTACTGAACTCTCGAAACGGGCCACCGGCAAGACCCTCTATTTGATCGATGAGCCCACAACGGGTCTCAGCTTTTACGACGTCCACAAGTTGATGGATGTGATGCAGCGGCTTGTCGACAAGGGGAATTCGATCCTGGTGATCGAGCATAACTTGGATGTGATCCGCTGTTCTGACTGGATCATCGACCTCGGTCCCGAGGGTGGTGACAAGGGTGGGGAGATCGTTGTGACGGGGACTCCGGAGGAGGTCGCGGAGCACCCCGTTTCACATACTGGGCGATATCTCAAGCAAGTGTTAGCGCAGCATCCTGCTGCATAA
- the recN gene encoding DNA repair protein RecN yields MLTGLRLENIALIEELQLEFGQGFTVLTGETGAGKSILLDALDALLGAQGPRLLRQGSNKGVIEASFSLSPPLQEWLSEQELECDEEEVLLSREWRQKDDRLTSRHRLNGVAVNRQQIQSLRPLLLDLTVQGQTQQLARPGQQRRWLDRFGAADLQQHLSPVQESYRSWRQASAALEQSKTDWLTLQADLERQQQLLDDLEAAQLEDPAERSRLENEENRLAHGVRLQQGVMTLMGRLVDGAEEAPSVLDHLAACEAELIQMQQLDGSLSALNARFVDGLAELQDLIRELDRYGSSLESDPDSLGQLQERMALLKALERRHGKDLQELIVWRDQLRDQLVPGGAQASLEALEQTELQARQRRDRSNAELTRARRVAAEALEQDLMQALRPMGLADVRFEVAIEPMSPGEEGADAVQFLFSANPGQPLAPLSEVASGGEMSRFLLALKTCLAAADQHVTLLFDEIDTGVSGRVSGAMAELLQRLAQQRQVFCVTHQPLVAAAADHHFQVAKEVRDGMTHTRVSQLRDTQARQAELAELAGGDFGETRNYAASLLKRAA; encoded by the coding sequence GTGCTTACCGGTCTGCGCCTCGAGAACATTGCTCTGATCGAGGAGCTGCAGCTGGAGTTTGGTCAGGGCTTCACGGTGCTGACCGGCGAGACCGGAGCCGGCAAATCCATCCTTTTGGATGCTCTCGATGCCCTCTTGGGGGCGCAGGGGCCGCGCTTGTTGCGCCAGGGCAGCAATAAAGGGGTCATTGAGGCCAGTTTTTCCCTCAGTCCGCCCTTGCAGGAGTGGTTGAGCGAGCAGGAGCTCGAGTGCGATGAGGAGGAGGTGCTGCTCAGCCGCGAATGGCGCCAGAAGGATGACCGACTCACCAGTCGCCATCGACTCAATGGCGTTGCGGTCAACCGTCAGCAGATCCAATCGCTCAGGCCTTTGCTGTTGGATCTCACGGTTCAAGGTCAGACCCAGCAGTTGGCCAGGCCGGGTCAGCAGCGCCGTTGGCTGGATCGCTTTGGCGCCGCTGACCTGCAACAGCATCTGTCCCCTGTTCAGGAGAGTTATCGCTCCTGGCGGCAAGCCTCCGCTGCCCTGGAGCAGTCCAAGACCGACTGGCTCACGCTGCAGGCCGATTTGGAGCGGCAGCAACAACTGTTGGATGACCTCGAGGCGGCGCAGTTGGAGGATCCAGCGGAGCGCAGTCGTCTGGAGAACGAAGAGAACCGGCTCGCCCATGGGGTCCGTCTCCAGCAAGGGGTGATGACCCTGATGGGACGGTTGGTGGATGGAGCGGAGGAGGCCCCATCGGTGTTGGACCATCTGGCCGCCTGTGAGGCGGAGTTGATTCAGATGCAGCAGCTCGATGGCAGCTTGTCGGCGCTGAACGCTCGCTTTGTCGATGGCTTAGCGGAGCTTCAGGACCTCATTCGTGAGCTCGATCGCTACGGCTCGAGTCTCGAAAGCGACCCAGACAGCCTGGGGCAGCTCCAGGAGCGGATGGCCTTGCTCAAGGCGCTGGAGAGGCGCCATGGCAAAGATCTACAGGAACTGATCGTTTGGCGTGATCAGCTGCGTGACCAGTTGGTTCCTGGGGGCGCTCAAGCCAGCCTTGAGGCCTTGGAGCAGACCGAGCTCCAGGCCCGCCAGCGCCGTGATCGCTCCAATGCCGAACTCACCCGGGCCCGCCGCGTTGCCGCCGAGGCTTTGGAGCAGGACCTGATGCAGGCCCTGCGGCCGATGGGTCTGGCCGATGTCCGCTTTGAGGTGGCTATTGAGCCCATGTCCCCCGGGGAAGAGGGGGCGGACGCGGTGCAGTTCCTATTCTCAGCCAACCCCGGTCAGCCGCTGGCCCCCCTCTCTGAGGTGGCTTCGGGCGGTGAGATGTCGCGCTTTTTGCTGGCTTTGAAAACCTGTCTGGCCGCGGCGGATCAGCACGTCACCCTGCTGTTCGACGAAATCGACACCGGCGTCAGCGGCCGCGTCAGTGGCGCCATGGCTGAATTGCTGCAGCGCCTGGCCCAGCAGCGTCAGGTCTTCTGCGTCACCCACCAGCCCTTGGTGGCCGCCGCCGCTGACCATCACTTCCAGGTGGCCAAGGAGGTGCGGGACGGCATGACCCACACGCGAGTGTCCCAACTGCGGGACACTCAGGCCCGTCAAGCCGAACTGGCGGAATTGGCCGGCGGTGATTTCGGCGAGACCAGGAATTATGCGGCCAGCTTGCTCAAACGCGCTGCCTAG